In Haloplanus rubicundus, one DNA window encodes the following:
- a CDS encoding acc operon protein has product MNLNVPDDADDAEAAAIAAAVGAHLTDRDRAVAAAAAAAAAGDEESWRGRKWAFAGRIDGLQGRSIRVPETAPTDGWTASGRTDRF; this is encoded by the coding sequence ATGAACCTGAACGTTCCCGACGACGCCGACGACGCGGAGGCGGCCGCCATCGCCGCCGCCGTAGGTGCCCACCTCACCGACCGGGACCGCGCCGTGGCCGCCGCGGCCGCCGCGGCCGCCGCGGGCGACGAGGAGTCGTGGCGGGGGCGCAAGTGGGCCTTCGCCGGCCGGATCGACGGTCTACAGGGGCGATCGATCCGCGTCCCCGAGACGGCACCGACCGACGGGTGGACGGCGTCGGGCCGAACGGATCGGTTCTGA